A window of the Salvelinus fontinalis isolate EN_2023a chromosome 26, ASM2944872v1, whole genome shotgun sequence genome harbors these coding sequences:
- the LOC129824229 gene encoding zinc finger protein 629-like codes for MAQLVSIMEVLAKAAVAEINKRVDDSCAVIRLEITQSQRDIDVLKRKCQMMESELKKTRGQFRKKVLYPMASERSSYPVKIVLNKQKSKSQWRDGEMAVEEDSQPQPTDVEQRAETEPILIKDEETAEDVWKTDPQDELRITGEESGSKPGQPPSFEQRHFEDFIPQPNISPEDSVEHSPNSDGPEEPDTPRLASTEVCSTEQHQPAEDEDSQELVMVKDEKKEELDQTTALAGPDQFVMDETDGQLWTSVDPGRDTDPDSHPDFSFHAIEEYSQNISIFPSHSGLPSLPTMTDDGGPSLHSIGKPHADMLSAAAHMKRHVRTLADETRQQMPEGQSSETLSSNNDGNSLDLQPRQHQHRASESTVRMSECMTGSNMATTSTFSGYSLSRSSFNMVKRMRTQWRSGGTTGEKPYTCEQCGRSFPKQYNLIRHAVVHSGEKPYKCTQCGKCFTQRSSMTSHQRTHIGERPVSQYGVPAYPGDPHTSLMLSQTRWNK; via the exons ATGGCGCAGTTGGTATCCATTATGGAGGTTTTGGCTAAAGCAGCTGTAGCAGAAATTAACAAACGGGTTGATGATAGCTGTGCAGTTATACGTTTGGAAATTACCCAAAGCCAGCGAGATATTGATGTACTGAAAAGGAAATGTCAAATGATGGAGAGCGAGCTGAAGAAGACACGAGGACAATTCAGGAAAAAAG TTCTTTACCCCATGGCATCAGAGAGATCTTCATATCCAGTCAAGATTGTTTTGAACAAGCAGAAGAGTAAATCacagtggagagatggagagatggctgTTGAAGAGGACTCTCAACCCCAG CCTACAGATgtggagcagagagcagagactgAACCCATACTGATCAAAGatgaggagacagcagaggaTGTATGGAAGACTGACCCTCAGGATGAGCTCAGGATCACTGGAGAGG AGTCTGGTTCCAAGCCTGGGCAACCACCATCCTTTGAGCAACGGCACTTTGAGGACTTCATCCCACAACCCAACATATCTCCTGAAGACTCGGTGGAACATTCCCCCAATTCTGATGGTCCAGAGGAACCAGACACACCCCGGCTCGCGTCTACAGAGGTGTGTAGCACAGAGCAGCACCAGCCAGCCGAGGATGAGGACTCACAAGAGCTAGTGATGGTGAAGGATGAGAAAAAGGAGGAGCTGGATCAGACCACAGCCCTGGCAGGACCTGACCAGTTTGTCATGGATGAGACTGATGGGCAGCTGTGGACCTCTGTGGATCCAGGCAGAGACACTGACCCTGATAGCCACCCAGATTTCTCCTTTCATGCCATAGAGGAGTACTCTCAGAATATCTCAATTTTTCCATCTCATAGTGGGCTTCCATCCCTTCCTACTATGACAGATGATGGAGGGCCATCACTTCACTCTATAGGGAAACCACATGCTGACATGCTCAGTGCAGCAGCACACATGAAAAGACATGTCAGGACATTGGCTGATGAGACTAGACAACAGATGCCAGAAGGACAGAGCAGCGAGACACTGAGCTCAAATAATGACGGAAATAGTTTAGATCTACAGCCAAGGCAGCATCAGCACAGggcttcagaatcaacagtgagAATGAGTGAGTGCATGACAGGGTCAAACATGGCCACCACCTCCACCTTCTCTGGATACAGCCTGAGTCGCAGTAGTTTTAACATGGTGAAGAGAATGAGGACTCAGTGGAGGTCGGGCGGCACCACCGGAGAGAAACCGTACACCTGCGAACAGTGTGGCAGGAGTTTCCCCAAGCAGTACAACCTGATCAGACATGCTGTGGTCCACAGCGGGGAGAAGCCCTACAAGTGCACACAGTGTGGGAAATGCTTCACCCAGCGCTCCAGTATGACGTCACATCAGAGAACTCACATAGGAGAGCGTCCGGTGTCTCAATATGGGGTACCCGCATACCCTGGGGATCCACACACAAGTTTAATGTTGTCTCAGACGAGATGGAACAAATAA
- the LOC129824225 gene encoding zinc finger protein 263-like gives MASCNFQSQLLSIMEVLAKAAVAEINKRVDDSCAVIRLEMTQSQQDIDVLKRKCQMMESELKKTRVRRKERSSYPVKIVLNKQRSKSQWRDGEMAVEEDSQSQPTDVEQRAETEPILIKDEETAEDLWKTDPQEELRITGEESGSKAGQPPSFEQRRCDEDFITQPNISPEDSVEHYPNSDGPEEPATPRLTSTDVFSTEQHGPDEDSLELVMVKEEKEEELDQTTALAGPDQFVMDETDGQLWTSVDPGRDTDPDGHPDFSFHGVEEYSQNISIFPSHSGLPSLPTMIDGVGPSVHSSRGKSHANMFSAAHMKRHVRTLADETRQQMPEGQSSETLNSNNDGNSLDLQPRQHHYRASEATVRMSECMTGSNMATTSTFSGYSLSRSSFNMVKRMRTQWRSGGTTERRFSCTFCGKSFQRFSQLKEHLRSHTGEKPYTCEQCGRSFTKQCNLIRHAVVHSGEKPYECTQCGKCFTRRSSMKSHQRTHIGESPVSQNVVPAYPGDPHTSLMLSQTRWNK, from the exons ATGGCCAGCTGCAATTTTCAGTCGCAGTTGTTATCCATTATGGAGGTATTAGCTAAAGCAGCTGTAGCAGAAATAAACAAACGTGTTGATGATAGCTGTGCAGTTATACGTTTGGAAATGACCCAAAGCCAGCAAGATATTGATGTTCTGAAAAGGAAGTGTCAAATGATGGAAAGCGAGCTGAAGAAGACACGAGTCAGGAGAAAAG AGAGATCTTCATATCCAGTCAAGATTGTTTTGAACAAGCAAAGGAGTAAATCacagtggagagatggagagatggctgTTGAAGAGGACTCTCAATCCCAG CCTACAGATgtggagcagagagcagagactgAACCCATACTGATCAAAGatgaggagacagcagaggaTTTGTGGAAAACGGACCCTCAGGAAGAGCTCAGGATCACTGGAGAGG AGTCTGGTTCCAAGGCTGGACAACCACCATCCTTTGAGCAACGGCGCTGTGACGAGGACTTCATCACACAACCCAACATATCTCCTGAAGACTCCGTGGAACATTACCCCAATTCTGATGGTCCAGAGGAACCAGCCACACCCCGGCTCACATCTACAGACGTGTTCAGCACAGAGCAGCACGGACCAGATGAGGACTCACTAGAGCTAGTGATGgtgaaggaggagaaagaggaggagctgGATCAGACCACGGCCCTGGCAGGACCTGACCAGTTTGTCATGGATGAGACTGATGGGCAGCTGTGGACCTCTGTGGATCCAGGCAGAGACACTGACCCTGATGGCCACCCAGATTTCTCCTTTCATGGCGTAGAAGAGTACTCTCAGAATATCTCTATTTTCCCATCTCACAGTGGGCTACCATCCCTTCCTACTATGATAGATGGTGTAGGGCCATCGGTTCACTCTTCTAGGGGGAAATCACATGCTAACATGTTCAGTGCAGCACACATGAAAAGACATGTCAGGACATTGGCTGATGAGACTAGACAACAGATGCCAGAAGGACAGAGCAGCGAGACGCTGAATTCAAATAATGACGGAAATAGTTTAGATCTACAGCCAAGGCAGCATCATTACAGGGCTTCAGAAGCAACAGTGAGAATGAGTGAGTGCATGACAGGGTCAAACATGGCCACCACCTCCACCTTCTCTGGATACAGCCTGAGTCGCAGTAGTTTTAACATGGTGAAGAGAATGAGGACTCAGTGGAGGTCGGGCGGCACCACTGAGAGGCGTTTCAGCTGCACCTTCTGTGGGAAGAGCTTCCAGCGTTTCAGCCAGCTCAAAGAACACCTCCGAAGTCACACCGGAGAGAAACCGTACACCTGCGAACAGTGTGGCAGGAGTTTCACCAAGCAGTGCAACCTGATCAGACATGCTGTGGTCCACAGCGGGGAGAAGCCCTACGAGTGCACACAGTGTGGGAAATGCTTCACCCGGCGCTCCAGTATGAAGTCACATCAGAGAACTCACATAGGAGAGAGTCCAGTGTCTCAAAATGTGGTACCCGCATACCCTGGGGATCCACACACAAGTTTGATGTTGTCTCAGACCAGATGGAACAAATAG